A portion of the Amia ocellicauda isolate fAmiCal2 chromosome 22, fAmiCal2.hap1, whole genome shotgun sequence genome contains these proteins:
- the LOC136718148 gene encoding putative caspase recruitment domain-containing protein 17P, producing MADEKLKVARVKLVKGLNRAVLNNLLDRLQDARVFNPSEAELVLEGRSTTMEKARGLVDMVVKKGPVASEIFFRCLEEEDAILHSTLKL from the exons ATGGCAG ACGAGAAACTGAAGGTGGCGCGGGTGAAGCTGGTGAAGGGTCTGAACAGGGCGGTGCTCAACAACCTACTGGACCGTCTCCAGGATGCGAGGGTGTTCAACCCGTCGGAGGCAGAGTTGGTGCTTGAGGGCCGCAGCACCACTATGGAAAAGGCGCGGGGCTTGGTGGACATGGTGGTGAAGAAAGGGCCGGTGGCCAGCGAGATATTCTTCAGGTGCCTGGAGGAGGAAGACGCCATACTCCACAGCACTCTGAAGCTCTGA
- the kctd7 gene encoding BTB/POZ domain-containing protein KCTD7 translates to MQQQQQQLNGAAEACAAPCGPGSAAQARMRGGTPDRRTVPQPQVRVVFSGHDEADTESGDAMAQSAEDERKKPPPPPPLHNLDLGKPVRAYSALQEFPEVVPLNVGGTYFTTRLSTLRRHEDTMLAAMFSGRHHIPRDSEGRYFIDRDGAYFGDILNFLRAGELPQRDRVQAVHREAQYYAIGPLLDSLENIQPLTGEKVRQAFLDLLPYYKENLERIIEIAKLRATQRKARFAKLKICVYKEEMPVTPYERPLFNSLRFERSESEAKLFEHHCEVDVTFGPWEAVADVYDLLHCIVSDLAQSGITADHQCIGVCDKHLINHYYCKRPIYEFKITWW, encoded by the exons atgcagcagcagcagcagcagctcaaTGGAGCCGCCGAGGCCTGCGCCGCTCCGTGCGGCCCGGGCTCTGCGGCTCAGGCGCGGATGAGGGGCGGCACCCCGGACCGGCGCACGGTGCCCCAGCCTCAGGTGAGGGTGGTCTTCTCGGGCCACGACGAGGCTGACACCGAGAGCGGCGATGCGATGGCACAGTCCGCCGAGGACGAGCGCAAGaagccgccgccgccgccgcctctGCACAACCTGGACCTGGGCAAGCCTGTGCGCGCATACAGCGCCCTGCAGGAG TTCCCAGAGGTCGTGCCCCTGAACGTGGGCGGCACCTACTTCACCACGCGGCTGTCCACTCTGCGGCGCCACGAGGACACCATGCTGGCTGCCATGTTCAGCGGGCGGCACCACATCCCCCGCGACTCGGAGGGGCGCTACTTCATCGACCGTGACGGCGCCTACTTCGG AGATATCCTGAACTTCCTGCGAGCGGGGGAGCTGCCCCAGAGAGACCGGGTGCAAGCGGTGCACAGGGAGGCGCAGTACTATGCCATCGGGCCCCTGCTGGACAGCCTGGAAAACATCCAGCCGCTGACCGGGGAGAAGGTGCGCCAGGCCTTCCTGGACCTGCTGCCCTACTACAAGG AGAACCTGGAGCGCATCATCGAGATCGCCAAGCTGCGCGCCACGCAGAGGAAGGCGCGCTTCGCCAAGCTGAAGATCTGCGTGTACAAGGAGGAGATGCCCGTGACGCCGTACGAGCGGCCGCTGTTCAACTCGCTGCGCTTCGAGAGGAGCGAGAGCGAGGCCAAGCTGTTCGAGCACCACTGCGAGGTGGACGTGACCTTCGGCCCGTGGGAGGCCGTGGCGGACGTGTACGACCTGCTGCACTGCATCGTGAGCGACCTGGCGCAGAGCGGCATCACGGCCGACCACCAGTGCATCGGCGTGTGCGACAAGCACCTCATCAACCACTACTACTGCAAGAGGCCCATCTACGAGTTCAAGATCACCTGGTGGTGA